The DNA sequence TCGAAAAGCGACCAATGGTTGACAGCGTGGGCGGGGCCTGAGGATAACAGCGGAGGATTCAAACTGAACATGGCTGCAGGTAAAGATGTcgatgaaaacaaacaaaatagaaGGTAAGAACGAATGGAGACTAACAATGATACCTTTTACTCTTATTTACATTGACGTAGAGTTAGCGTTACTTTGTCTTAAGCTGAACTTGAGACATTTTAGACTggtgaacatgcatttcgtcaGTGAGACTGATTGACAAGGGCTGTCACTCTAACGTTAGCCGTCAGCTCAAGCGAAGTAATGTTAATGCTGCTTTCAAAGATGGAAATAAGGTTAGTGGGCTACAGCTTGGTGGCCAGGCATTGCTGTTAACAATTGTAATGCATATTCGAAAATGAGTTAAGTTACGTGGGAATTCACAGCTttcattagctaacgttagctgagcGATAATGGGTTGacatagctagctaacgttagctagctaagtttgGGCAAACCAACGTTCACGTTACACgagcaaaacaaaatgttggtaagctaacgttagcttattttagctgacgttagctaggTTAGTGGTGCAGTACTGTGATAATAACCCACTCTTTACACGCATAACGTTAACGTTTGTAAAGGAAGGAACATAACCTCAATAGCGCCTTTGTTTAGTTTTAAGGTTTGCTCAAATGATCAGAAGTGTAGTTTCAACTTTGTGGTAATTTGTGAGGTTGTAGATCTTAATGGTTTTGTCAGAATTGGCTACACAGAAGGGGGTGAGGTTAAAGAGGCACTATAACGATTTTACACATTAAGTTACATTTAGTTGTTATGAGAACTGCAGCCTGTGAAAACCGTTGTTAAATGTCAACTGTGGCTCTGGAGGGAGAAAATATGCCTAACTATGTCATCAGGTAATATTAACTTAGGCTATTGAACATATTCTGTATATCCTGTGTatacacattttaatttgtaatgctGTTGCTTTTCAGCAGAGGCATACAACAAAGATCCCTAATTAATACTAATAAAGTCCACTACTTGTTAAAGCGTAAACAAATCCATCAAACAGCAGACTTATGTGCCTGTGTTTTTACCTAATAATAATTAAGTGTGTATGATTTCCTCTCCCATacgagaaaaatgtgttttaaaatctTCCTGTCTCTCCCCAGCAGAGGTGTAGTGCACAATATGGTGATGAATCATGAGGAATCACCGGGGGGGTCCCGTGCTGGCCGACCACAAGTCCTCTTCAGCCCGGACttttttgtggagaaactccGCCATGAGAGCCCTGATGTTTTCCTGGAGCTGGTGCTTAGTAACATTACTCGACTTATTGATCTACCCGGGACAGAGTTTGCACAGCTCCTTGGTGAGGAGGGTCCTAAGACCCCAACAAGTGGAAATGGAGGCTTCTTTCGCTCTTTCAACTTCCTCAAACgcaaaggtcagaggtcaaccagctgacatctacaaattaccaAGAGCCAATTGGCCAAAGTGAATGTCCCTCTCTGTTTTTGTGTACAATTTGATATTAGGCAACATAGACATTAAGCCTGTGTTCACGCTGACTGCATCATCACTGACTTTATCGCTGCCACAAAAAAAGTTTAGGGTTACGCTATGAGGGTAAAAAATGAAACACAAGCACTTATCTGCTtaggagtttgtgtaacagctgactgttGCCTGCAACATTTCCTCCTTTACATCTCTGTGAAATGCAGCTGCCTTCaatgaagaaagagaaagaaatggcAAGATCTGTAAatgatctgacggaaaacaataattgtgaaatataaagtctgcGTGTGCTACGTTAGGGGGTGGGTTAaataacacaacaggacgtcacgcAAATGGGCCCTTGAGGTGACACTCCCACCGCCGCACAAACCTGCGGGGAATCTCCGGATCGCGTTTTCTAGTGTGAATGGGCCCTAAGGCAGCAATCGGATTGTTCCAGTGGATAACTGACTGTATGTGTAAGAAGTGCCAGTAAGTTTACTATAAGATGTATGTAAACATATGAGATAGAATCTCACCTAAATACCCTCCCaactaggcctgtcacgataacaaatttagCTGGATGACAAATTGTCCCCGAAatgattgcgataaacgataatattgtcgttctgagaccattttcatctaatgtaatgataatggcataatgcaggtacaccttttcaaagatcaatacacttttatttaacactggaactggaagacattttaaatatccccaataaatgaacaaaacaaccaaaaacaataaataaaatggaccatcagtctctgttaacaaaaaatgcaccggaataaaaaacaaacgcagtcaaaaacaataaataaaatggaaatttttccggccgcgataatttccatttaacaatgatcgagctcatttttatttatcatgcgattaattgatttattgcatattgCAACAGGCCTACTCCCAACAGATATCCAGTTGTAAACTTGTCATTAGTTTGTAGGCTTTGTTGATTTTGTTGCATGCCTTTTGTAGTCCAACAACTGTGGCAAACAAGTAAAATACTCTTCACTTCTTTGCGTGAGCTTTCAAGCCCTTTTTATATAGTCTTCATGGTCTCTTATTCTCTGAGTTCAGCCGTTCTCCTCACAGGGATACTGTGATACACGCCCGTCGTACTCTGCATCTGTTGTCTGATCCACTGGTGCAAAATCACTGCCTTTTTAATGAACCACAATGTTTCTGTAACTGTTGTAGGAAGATCATTTCCTGTGGATGGGTATGTGTAGCTGCAGCGTACGTCCACTGTTGATCTTGCTATGGCACAGATCTTAATAGGGGTGTAAGTCCCTCCCCAGTTTTTCTGACCCTGTATCACTGTAACACAGAGCACACCAGAGACCACAGTCAGAGTCATGCCTCAATCAACGGGGGACAGAGTTTGAGTTTGATCCTGCATGTTATCCCACTCTCTTGGCCTTCACATCAGATGCAAGGATGCATGAATTTTTACTTaaatgttacattacaacagaaATAGTGCTTTAAGAAGTGCTAATTAAATCCTATCTATTGCATGAATAATCATACAACTTTGCAACAGTACAAAACAATATAGTGGAAAAGTTCCCaccaaaatatgtattttaacaCCGTTTCTGATATAGCTTAATCACACAACCTCAATTAGTAAGGTATAACTGAAGTAATCCTAGTAAACCAAGACATAAGGCTACAGATGTTTGCATTATGACTATCTATCTAATCCTGGGCTGAGCatacatgatgatgatgatgatgatgatgatgatgatgatgatgatgatgatgatgatgttgaacttgaacttgaacttgccTCCCTTCAGGTCCATTTCCTATTTTTAACAGTGGAATTTAACAGCTGACACTAAATACACACAGGCcaacctgctttttttttctagcCTGTTTGATCTTATGTATAGGTTTTTCAATGTGGCGTATGAGATGCCATCAGACTTGTTCTTTAGTGGTAATGTCAGCTTTAAACCTGTGTTGCGCTGCCCGTCTGTGATGGGACTGCATGGTTTTAAGTCTCATATAGTCAAAATTGAAGAGCTCTTTCAGTAACTTTTGATTATATCCATCACTCTCATCTCTTGTAATACTTTAACAGATAAAGGCATTTTGTTTGGAACCACGCTGACCGAGAGCAGCATTGCCCAGATCTACCAGCTCATTGAGTACCTCAGCAAAAGTGAGTCCTCTAAAtaataaaagttgtttttacATCTGCATTCCCGGCAActttgaaaagcaacattattAACTGTTTGCTGGGGAAGAAcaacattttctgaaaatttCGGAATTTGACATAACACCAATgatttgttttgaacaatgaACAAACCTTTGCCTGCAATCCGTCCTACTACTGATGAATGTGGATAGTATTTTACCTATTTGTTTTGGAGTAGCGTGCATGTCATGTTTTCTTCTTTAGCTTgaataaaaaagacaaattcCAAGAATGAGTGAGCACACAAATAAGTAGCCCAAACTGGTTTGGAATTATCAGATGTCAGAAGTTTTTACTTGCTGGTTCCTACCTGCTCTTGTTCAGGACCCCCAGGAAGACCAGAGGCAAATACGTGTGCTTCTAATAAGGATACTTGAATAAACTAAACTCTACGCACTCAGATCTGCACGTAGAGGGTCTGTTTCGGGTGCCGGGGAACAGTGTTCGCCAGCAGACCCTGAAAGAGCTCCTCAACAGCGGGGCCGAAGTCGACCTGGAGTCTGGGGACTTTCACCCCAATGACGTGGCCACGCTGCTCAAGACTTTCCTGGGAGAGCTGCCCGAGCCcctgctcacacacagacacttccACGCACACCTCAAGATAGCTggtaggaacacacacacacacacacacacacacacacacacacacacacacacacacacacacacacacacacacacacacacacacacacacacacggtcaacacacacacacacacacacacacacacacacacacacacacacacacacacacacacacacagacagtcacacGTTTTGTTAAACTTTTAAAGATGCAGCAATGATTGCTCCACATTAAACCTAAAATGCTGCATATTTAAAAAAGCAGGACATCTGAAATGCGCCAGTCAAGATGTCACAAATgcaaatgatttattttttattgtttgtcatGGGCTATTGCTTAAAAGGAAAATGACAACacctttttttgtgattttagtAAATCTATTCATGACTTTACTTCCTCCACCCATGCCCCTCTCCCAGATATGACTCTGTTTGACGAACACGGCAACAAGACTGCGTTACCCAACAAGGAGCGTCAGATAGAGGCCCTGCAGCTCCTCTTCCTGCTGTTACCCCAGGCCAACCGCTCACTGCTGAAACTCCTGCTGGACCTGCTCTACCACACTGCCAAGCAGCAGGACAAGAACAAGATGTCCGCCTTTAACCTGGCCCTCATGTTTGCCCCGCATGTCCTTTGGCCCAGACATGTAAGATTTGTCGTTTATAACTACATGACTACGGTTGAAGGGATCTAGAATATTTTGCTCAATTTGGGAGCACGATTGTTCACCACAATTATTCATTCACCCTTAAGAAAATTGCCTAAAAACGGCCATATATTCACACCATATCCTTAAAGCCACTCTGTGTAGAATTTGAAAATGTTCAATTTCGTCACCCCCAGGgatagtattaaaaaaaaaaagatgctgtGCCAGACAGCAAGCATGCTGCTATCTTTAGTGAATATGGCAATAAAATGCCTTATATAGCACAgacaagaaaatgaaaaacagataCAACATATTCTTTGCTATCTTTTGATGAAACTCACTTTAGTTGAGATTGTCTTTTTGCCCCATAGTGGTCAAAAATCTCTGAATCTCTTTAAGTGACTGGGTGTTGTCTGACTTCTGTTCCCTCTTGTTCCAGATGACAGCCAGTGACCTGAAAGACAATCTGAAGAAACTGAACAACAGCATGGCCTTCCTCATCAAACACTCGCAGAAACTCTTCAGGGTGattactgttgttgttgttgttgttcttattattcTTTAATACTCTGAGAATGATGCACAGAAACAAATTGTGCTCTAGGTACATAAAATGTGACTGGTGTCTGCTGCGTGTTGTCCAGGCTCCAGTCTACCTGCGGGAATATGCCAAAGTGCACTTCACTGGCTCCAAGGCTCTGCAGACCAAGGTTAGTGGAGGGAGGTCACATCACAGCACCACCTTTCCAACATATACCCACCAGACCATGTTAAGCAGTTTGTCCTCACTTCCCCTGCTGTTAAAATAGCATTTAATTCATAGATTCTCTTTGTGAAAACATTCTAAATGTCAAATCTAACTAATTGAAAGTAGATCAGGGGTATTCATCTTAAATTGCAGGAGGTCCAGTAAGTCAACCCTTTGCGAGTCCGAAGAATTCTATACCTACAAATatatactactaataataataatcataatactAAAGGAATCAGTTTAGTCAACATTTTTAAACTCAAAGATGCAAAAATACGCTGCCTATTATGAACAAAcgtatgatgaaataaaaagtgCCATAAATCCATCGTATCTAAATTTGCTTTGTAAATATTCCCTTCAGTCcctaaaaataaaacttcctcaAAAGGAAAACTAAATAGTGTTTTTTTAGGCTGATCTGCACTTAATAATCACTTAAAGATAGAAGTTCAAGTTTCGTAGCTTAAAGGTGATTGCATGTTTTTGCAACCTATCAACGGTAACAAACAGTTGCAGGACCCATACAGCTCTACAGAGCTGGCCTCGTTCTGCCTGTGAAAAATTCCTTTTTTGACAAGATAAATACCcatataacttatatatattTCCCAGTTGTGTCAAAAGGCTTCCCGGTCCGGATGGACGCCTCCTGCGGTCCGGTTTTGGACTGGAGTCTGCCACTTGGTGACCCCTGAAGTAGATTAATACCTCAAGTGTTGGTAAATAGAGAAACCGCATTTATATTAAAAGGAGTGTGAAAAATATTCAGCAACAGTGATAGTATTCCATATATTTTGGGGCAGTGAAGGACAACGACCATTTCAGCAAGTGTGGGTCGCTATGCTGCAAACAATATGGGGATCAAAGCCAAATGCtgcgtttttttaatttttttatcataAACCGTCATTTTGCCTGCTCACACATGTGTAATAGATTGCATTTGAAGTTGACAGCCTTCTCCTCTCTCAGGATGAGCTGGATCTGCTGGCGGCGAGCAGCTCTCCTGCTCAGCGGACCGTGTTGCCGCTGAAGAGGACGGCCGTTCAAGGCCCCAGCTCTCAGGAGCAGTTCCAATCACCGGCTCAACAATACACAGAAGAGGCTCTGAAGGAGCTCTTCAGACACGTCAACCACAACATGCCAGACTCCGCCAAGAAGAAGAAACTCGTCCGACAGGTTCCCCTCAGGGTCTTTTTACAGTCCTAGATTTCAACTGGCTGATGCATGTAGAAACTGAGCTTCTTCTGCTGTTGATCCTCCCGAATGCAATTCACTTTGTGTGTTTAAagtctttttaaagtttttttttttcccttttatgtGTAGTTAGTCAAGCAGACATCCGATCCATCAGAGACGCCTACTAAAGAGCAGCACCTGCTCCTCCCAGCTCCCAGCAAGAAACATCCGCGTTCCCGCTCCTTCGGTGGCCTCATCAAGGTactaaactattttttttaaggctGAAAGGCTAGGCTGTTGGGGCCATATTTGCTATAGCAACCACTTTGTTTTTGGCTCGCAATTTAAATTAGTGCTCAAATAATTAGTCGGCGTGATTTAGTCACCAGATCAATGATGCCAGATCAAACTTTATAATGTGTCGTTTATATATCTTATCAAATATGTAGTAAACATTTGCTGGTTCTAGCCTAACGCATGCAAACATTTGCTTGCTCTTGTCATGTCATCACTTCTTCTGACAGCTGGTCAGTCACTGTGAAGATCtggtttttctttaaaatgtaaagaaaagctAATTTTGCCGAATTATACGGCATAGCTCTTCATGTTGAATATTTCCGCAGCTGGAAAGCGGTTGGGGAAATCTTTTGCTATATAGAAATCCTGTGAGGGCTTATCGGTAAACTGCTCTACCACGTGCACATTTTTGCCAACCTG is a window from the Perca fluviatilis chromosome 1, GENO_Pfluv_1.0, whole genome shotgun sequence genome containing:
- the arhgap19 gene encoding rho GTPase-activating protein 19 isoform X1, producing MAAGKDVDENKQNRSRGVVHNMVMNHEESPGGSRAGRPQVLFSPDFFVEKLRHESPDVFLELVLSNITRLIDLPGTEFAQLLGEEGPKTPTSGNGGFFRSFNFLKRKDKGILFGTTLTESSIAQIYQLIEYLSKNLHVEGLFRVPGNSVRQQTLKELLNSGAEVDLESGDFHPNDVATLLKTFLGELPEPLLTHRHFHAHLKIADMTLFDEHGNKTALPNKERQIEALQLLFLLLPQANRSLLKLLLDLLYHTAKQQDKNKMSAFNLALMFAPHVLWPRHMTASDLKDNLKKLNNSMAFLIKHSQKLFRAPVYLREYAKVHFTGSKALQTKDELDLLAASSSPAQRTVLPLKRTAVQGPSSQEQFQSPAQQYTEEALKELFRHVNHNMPDSAKKKKLVRQLVKQTSDPSETPTKEQHLLLPAPSKKHPRSRSFGGLIKRKARGEQLTAERRLKHISPDIVTRTERKPGKENARWQGVNSPLNGPVLGKAGLVVKNPDLTLKKDKALKVSKQDSPPVTRICFSPAQEISL
- the arhgap19 gene encoding rho GTPase-activating protein 19 isoform X2, with product MAAGKDVDENKQNRRGVVHNMVMNHEESPGGSRAGRPQVLFSPDFFVEKLRHESPDVFLELVLSNITRLIDLPGTEFAQLLGEEGPKTPTSGNGGFFRSFNFLKRKDKGILFGTTLTESSIAQIYQLIEYLSKNLHVEGLFRVPGNSVRQQTLKELLNSGAEVDLESGDFHPNDVATLLKTFLGELPEPLLTHRHFHAHLKIADMTLFDEHGNKTALPNKERQIEALQLLFLLLPQANRSLLKLLLDLLYHTAKQQDKNKMSAFNLALMFAPHVLWPRHMTASDLKDNLKKLNNSMAFLIKHSQKLFRAPVYLREYAKVHFTGSKALQTKDELDLLAASSSPAQRTVLPLKRTAVQGPSSQEQFQSPAQQYTEEALKELFRHVNHNMPDSAKKKKLVRQLVKQTSDPSETPTKEQHLLLPAPSKKHPRSRSFGGLIKRKARGEQLTAERRLKHISPDIVTRTERKPGKENARWQGVNSPLNGPVLGKAGLVVKNPDLTLKKDKALKVSKQDSPPVTRICFSPAQEISL
- the arhgap19 gene encoding rho GTPase-activating protein 19 isoform X3; this translates as MAAGKDVDENKQNRSRGVVHNMVMNHEESPGGSRAGRPQVLFSPDFFVEKLRHESPDVFLELVLSNITRLIDLPGTEFAQLLGEEGPKTPTSGNGGFFRSFNFLKRKDKGILFGTTLTESSIAQIYQLIEYLSKNLHVEGLFRVPGNSVRQQTLKELLNSGAEVDLESGDFHPNDVATLLKTFLGELPEPLLTHRHFHAHLKIADMTLFDEHGNKTALPNKERQIEALQLLFLLLPQANRSLLKLLLDLLYHTAKQQDKNKMSAFNLALMFAPHVLWPRHMTASDLKDNLKKLNNSMAFLIKHSQKLFRAPVYLREYAKVHFTGSKALQTKDELDLLAASSSPAQRTVLPLKRTAVQGPSSQEQFQSPAQQYTEEALKELFRHVNHNMPDSAKKKKLVRQLVKQTSDPSETPTKEQHLLLPAPSKKHPRSRSFGGLIKRKARGEQLTAERRLKHISPDIVTRTERKPGKENARWQGVNSPLNGPVLGKAGLVVKNPDLTLKKDKALKVSKDSPPVTRICFSPAQEISL
- the arhgap19 gene encoding rho GTPase-activating protein 19 isoform X4 yields the protein MLMLLSKMEISRGVVHNMVMNHEESPGGSRAGRPQVLFSPDFFVEKLRHESPDVFLELVLSNITRLIDLPGTEFAQLLGEEGPKTPTSGNGGFFRSFNFLKRKDKGILFGTTLTESSIAQIYQLIEYLSKNLHVEGLFRVPGNSVRQQTLKELLNSGAEVDLESGDFHPNDVATLLKTFLGELPEPLLTHRHFHAHLKIADMTLFDEHGNKTALPNKERQIEALQLLFLLLPQANRSLLKLLLDLLYHTAKQQDKNKMSAFNLALMFAPHVLWPRHMTASDLKDNLKKLNNSMAFLIKHSQKLFRAPVYLREYAKVHFTGSKALQTKDELDLLAASSSPAQRTVLPLKRTAVQGPSSQEQFQSPAQQYTEEALKELFRHVNHNMPDSAKKKKLVRQLVKQTSDPSETPTKEQHLLLPAPSKKHPRSRSFGGLIKRKARGEQLTAERRLKHISPDIVTRTERKPGKENARWQGVNSPLNGPVLGKAGLVVKNPDLTLKKDKALKVSKQDSPPVTRICFSPAQEISL